In Actinomycetes bacterium, the following are encoded in one genomic region:
- a CDS encoding (2Fe-2S)-binding protein, with translation MSAAVPSEPSVPSGGSVVAADQLCDVRLTVNGVHREARVPPRRLLSDVLRHDLRLTGTHVGCEHGVCGACTVLLDGRPVRSCLLLAVTVAGHAVTTVEGLGTPDAMHPVQQAFRECHGLQCGFCTPGFLTTVAAFVEENPEPTEEEAREAVSGNLCRCTGYQNIVASVLRAAEITRDRAAGEDGPP, from the coding sequence ATGAGCGCGGCTGTGCCCTCTGAGCCGTCCGTGCCGTCCGGCGGGTCGGTGGTCGCGGCCGACCAGCTGTGCGACGTACGCCTGACGGTCAACGGCGTGCACCGCGAGGCGCGGGTGCCACCGCGACGGCTGCTGAGCGACGTCCTCCGGCACGACCTGCGGCTGACCGGGACGCACGTCGGGTGCGAGCACGGCGTGTGCGGCGCCTGCACGGTGCTGCTCGACGGCCGGCCGGTGCGGTCCTGCCTGCTGCTCGCCGTCACGGTCGCCGGGCACGCGGTGACCACGGTCGAGGGTCTCGGGACGCCGGACGCCATGCATCCGGTGCAGCAGGCCTTCCGCGAGTGCCACGGGCTGCAGTGCGGCTTCTGCACACCCGGCTTCCTGACGACCGTGGCCGCCTTCGTCGAGGAGAACCCCGAGCCGACCGAGGAGGAGGCGCGCGAGGCCGTCAGCGGCAACCTGTGCCGCTGCACCGGCTACCAGAACATCGTCGCGAGCGTGCTGCGAGCGGCCGAGATCACCCGGGACCGGGCCGCCGGCGAGGACGGCCCGCCGTGA
- a CDS encoding FAD binding domain-containing protein, which yields MKPSAFAYSAPESLDEALAVLADAGGDAKVLAGGQSLLPILSMRLAAPALVVDVNRLPDLAYVRSDRDAVVVGALARHAAVEHDAAAAEAMPLLRQALRLVAHPVIRNRGTTVGSLAHADPSGEMTAVLALTGGSVTAVSRDGGERDVAAADFFSGPLESSLRPGELAVSARFPLFPDGTRTAFVEVARRHGDYAMCGVAVAVTLDGGAVGSAKAAFISMAPTPLVVDLTDAVSGRPAEGADWSTACDLVRDTVDPEGDIHATADYRRHLAGVLTARAIAEATGAATGKAA from the coding sequence GTGAAGCCGTCCGCGTTCGCGTACTCGGCACCCGAGAGCCTCGACGAGGCCCTCGCCGTGCTGGCGGACGCGGGCGGCGACGCGAAGGTCCTCGCCGGCGGCCAGAGCCTGCTGCCGATCCTGAGCATGCGGCTCGCGGCGCCGGCGCTGGTCGTCGACGTCAACCGGCTGCCCGACCTGGCGTACGTCCGCAGCGACCGTGATGCGGTCGTCGTGGGGGCCCTCGCGCGGCACGCCGCCGTCGAGCACGATGCGGCGGCCGCCGAGGCGATGCCGCTGCTGCGCCAGGCGCTGCGACTGGTCGCCCACCCGGTCATCCGCAACCGCGGCACCACCGTCGGCTCCCTCGCCCATGCCGACCCCAGCGGTGAGATGACGGCGGTGCTCGCCCTGACCGGCGGCTCGGTCACCGCCGTGAGCCGGGACGGCGGCGAGCGCGACGTCGCCGCGGCGGACTTCTTCTCCGGCCCGCTCGAGTCGAGCCTGCGCCCGGGGGAGCTCGCCGTCTCGGCGCGCTTCCCGCTCTTCCCGGACGGCACCCGCACTGCCTTCGTCGAGGTGGCCCGACGGCACGGTGACTACGCGATGTGCGGCGTCGCGGTGGCGGTCACGCTGGACGGCGGGGCAGTCGGCTCGGCGAAGGCCGCCTTCATCTCGATGGCTCCCACGCCGCTCGTCGTCGACCTGACCGACGCCGTCAGCGGTCGGCCGGCCGAGGGAGCCGACTGGTCGACGGCCTGCGACCTGGTGCGCGACACGGTCGACCCCGAGGGCGACATCCACGCCACCGCTGACTACCGCAGGCACCTGGCGGGTGTGCTGACCGCTCGCGCGATCGCCGAAGCGACCGGCGCCGCGACCGGGAAGGCAGCATGA
- a CDS encoding carbon monoxide dehydrogenase subunit G produces MKVNGTATLHAPRERVWAALNDPAVLVRTIPGCQQLEEVGTDSYRMTITAGVASIKGTYLGDVALTDPAPPTGFTLKASGAGAPGTVNADVRVTLDDAGDGRTLLSYAADAVVGGAVGGVGQRVLAGVAKK; encoded by the coding sequence GTGAAGGTCAACGGGACCGCCACCCTGCACGCGCCCCGCGAGCGGGTCTGGGCCGCCCTCAACGACCCCGCCGTGCTGGTCCGCACGATCCCGGGCTGCCAGCAGCTCGAGGAGGTCGGGACGGACTCCTACCGGATGACGATCACGGCCGGGGTCGCCTCGATCAAGGGCACCTACCTCGGGGACGTCGCGCTCACCGACCCCGCACCCCCCACGGGCTTCACGCTCAAGGCCTCGGGCGCCGGGGCGCCGGGCACCGTGAACGCCGACGTGCGGGTCACGCTCGACGACGCCGGGGACGGCCGGACCCTGCTGAGCTACGCCGCGGACGCCGTCGTCGGCGGCGCGGTCGGCGGCGTCGGGCAGCGCGTGCTCGCCGGCGTCGCCAAGAAG
- the cutA gene encoding aerobic carbon-monoxide dehydrogenase large subunit has product MTTKLFGEPVQRVEDAKLVTGTAHFLDDIGHDSLGVAFVRSPHAHARVVDIDASGALEVDGLVAVYTYDDLVAADEAEGSTVAHPLPLLIPHPSLHAPRTGYALARDEVNHVGEPVVMVVARDRYLAEDAAERVVVTYDFLPPVVGVAAAREAARTVHEDVPDNVAAHLLQVVGDVDAVMAAAPRRLRLDLDVERSASMPMEGKGVHARWDPVDGSMRVHSSTQTSTSVRAAVAARLGLPAGKVECVAPMVGGGFGVKIVHPWPEEVLVPWAARRLGHEVKWVEDRREHFVSSAHERGQLQEIEVGFDDEGRILALDVRFWHDNGAYTPYGVIVPIITSTQLLGPYKPAAYRCEWWSLYTNTVIVTPYRGAGRPQGVFAMERTVDAIAEELGLDRAELRARNFIRPDEMPYDHHLTFQDGRPLVYDSGDFPASLAKLKELVDWDATLAMAAAARAGGRHVGVGLACYVEGTGVGPYEGAHVRVESSGKVKVATGLTTQGQGHFTSFAQVAADELGVPLEDVEVVTGDTRRFGYAVGTFASRAAVVSGNAIALASRKVREKALRIAGEALEADPGDLEIVDGQVRVKGSPGASIPLATVAVLSNPLRYAFDEASKAATQFAVGDASGPPVADDEEPGLEGTDYYSPTQSTFANGMHAVVVETDPETAEISILRYCVVHDCGPLINPMIVEGQVHGGVAQGVGGALYERMAYDENGQLLNASFMDFLMPYASEVPHIEIDHLETPSPLNPLGIKGAGEAGVIPSAAVFAAAVEDAEGFPITKMPISPSELHELRARHAAGELRPLRRRTTTEETS; this is encoded by the coding sequence GTGACCACCAAGCTCTTCGGCGAGCCGGTCCAGCGGGTCGAGGACGCCAAGCTGGTCACCGGCACCGCGCACTTCCTCGACGACATCGGCCACGACTCCCTCGGCGTCGCGTTCGTCCGCAGCCCGCACGCGCACGCGCGGGTGGTCGACATCGACGCGAGCGGCGCGCTGGAGGTCGACGGCCTGGTCGCGGTCTACACCTACGACGACCTGGTGGCCGCCGACGAGGCAGAGGGCAGCACCGTCGCCCACCCGCTGCCGCTGCTCATCCCGCACCCGTCCCTGCACGCGCCGCGCACCGGTTACGCGCTGGCCCGTGACGAGGTCAACCACGTCGGCGAGCCGGTCGTCATGGTGGTCGCCCGCGACCGCTACCTCGCCGAGGACGCCGCCGAGCGCGTCGTCGTCACCTACGACTTCCTGCCTCCGGTCGTCGGTGTCGCCGCCGCCCGCGAGGCCGCGCGCACCGTGCACGAGGACGTGCCGGACAACGTCGCGGCCCACCTGCTGCAGGTGGTCGGCGACGTCGACGCCGTGATGGCGGCGGCGCCGCGACGGCTGCGGCTCGACCTCGACGTCGAGCGCAGCGCCTCGATGCCGATGGAGGGCAAGGGCGTGCACGCCCGGTGGGACCCGGTCGACGGATCCATGCGGGTGCACTCGTCGACGCAGACGTCGACGTCGGTGCGCGCCGCGGTCGCCGCGCGGCTCGGCCTGCCGGCCGGGAAGGTGGAGTGCGTCGCGCCGATGGTGGGCGGCGGCTTCGGCGTCAAGATCGTGCACCCGTGGCCGGAGGAGGTGCTCGTCCCGTGGGCGGCGCGCCGGCTGGGCCACGAGGTCAAGTGGGTCGAGGACCGGCGCGAGCACTTCGTCTCGTCAGCCCACGAGCGCGGCCAGCTTCAGGAGATCGAGGTCGGCTTCGACGACGAGGGCCGCATCCTCGCGCTCGACGTGCGCTTCTGGCACGACAACGGCGCCTACACGCCGTACGGCGTCATCGTCCCGATCATCACCTCGACCCAGCTGCTCGGGCCGTACAAGCCGGCCGCCTACCGGTGCGAGTGGTGGTCGCTCTACACGAACACCGTCATCGTGACGCCCTACCGCGGGGCCGGCCGCCCGCAGGGCGTCTTCGCCATGGAGCGCACGGTTGACGCGATCGCGGAGGAGCTGGGCCTCGACCGGGCCGAGCTCCGGGCGCGCAACTTCATCCGGCCCGACGAGATGCCCTACGACCACCACCTGACCTTCCAGGACGGCCGGCCGCTGGTCTACGACTCCGGTGACTTCCCGGCCTCGCTGGCCAAGCTCAAGGAGCTCGTCGACTGGGACGCCACGCTGGCGATGGCAGCGGCCGCCCGTGCCGGGGGCCGGCACGTCGGGGTCGGCCTCGCCTGCTACGTCGAGGGCACCGGGGTCGGCCCCTACGAGGGCGCGCACGTCCGGGTCGAGAGCTCGGGCAAGGTCAAGGTGGCCACCGGCCTGACGACGCAGGGGCAGGGACACTTCACCTCCTTCGCCCAGGTCGCGGCCGACGAGCTCGGTGTGCCGCTCGAGGACGTCGAGGTGGTCACCGGTGACACCCGCCGCTTCGGCTACGCCGTCGGCACGTTCGCGTCGCGAGCGGCGGTCGTGAGCGGCAACGCGATCGCCCTCGCGTCCCGCAAGGTGCGCGAGAAGGCGCTGCGGATCGCCGGCGAGGCGCTCGAGGCGGATCCGGGCGACCTCGAGATCGTGGACGGGCAGGTGCGGGTCAAGGGGTCGCCCGGCGCGTCGATACCGCTGGCTACCGTGGCGGTGCTGTCCAACCCGCTGCGCTACGCCTTCGACGAGGCGTCCAAGGCGGCCACCCAGTTCGCGGTCGGTGACGCCAGCGGGCCGCCGGTGGCCGACGACGAGGAGCCCGGACTCGAGGGCACCGACTACTACTCGCCTACGCAGTCGACCTTCGCCAACGGCATGCACGCGGTCGTCGTCGAGACCGACCCGGAGACGGCCGAGATCTCGATCCTGCGCTACTGCGTGGTGCACGACTGCGGGCCGCTGATCAATCCGATGATCGTCGAGGGCCAGGTGCACGGGGGAGTCGCACAGGGGGTCGGCGGCGCGCTGTACGAGCGGATGGCCTACGACGAGAACGGCCAGCTGCTCAACGCGTCGTTCATGGACTTCCTCATGCCGTACGCCAGCGAGGTACCCCACATCGAGATCGACCACCTGGAGACCCCGTCGCCCCTGAACCCGCTGGGCATCAAGGGCGCCGGCGAGGCGGGCGTGATCCCGTCCGCGGCCGTCTTCGCGGCGGCGGTGGAGGACGCGGAGGGCTTCCCGATCACCAAGATGCCGATCTCGCCGAGCGAGCTGCACGAGCTGCGTGCCCGCCACGCGGCGGGGGAGCTGCGCCCGCTGCGACGACGTACGACGACGGAGGAGACATCGTGA